In Providencia sneebia DSM 19967, one DNA window encodes the following:
- the otnK gene encoding 3-oxo-tetronate kinase codes for MTVKLGVIADDFTGATDIAGFMVQNGWRVVQLLNEPNENTPVPQNVDAIVISLKSRSCPADEAINASVKSCEWLKQNAQCQQIFYKYCSTFDSTEKGNIGPVTDALMQWLNTPLSLICPALPVNGRTVVHGHLFVNGQLLNESGMQNHPVTPMTDANLLRVMEKQSEGQAGLISLNEVQQGSDVIQKRLTALKAQGVSYAVIDALTMDDLLPIARAAREMALLTGGSGLGAALAHNDTGSQWGAAASQGDKPTGKDRKTVILSGSCSTMTNKQVQSYQQIAPAKVLDVGECLNNSQYAQQLAIWVQAQSASKLAPLLYATQPPEILKKIQETYGAELASSAVENVFGEVVKILQKQGYNTFIIAGGETSGKVVQSLGTEQLSIGAPISPGVPWVQDLKSGHWLALKSGNFGQENFFQYAQEMFNE; via the coding sequence ATGACAGTGAAATTAGGTGTTATCGCCGATGATTTTACCGGTGCGACAGATATTGCTGGATTCATGGTGCAAAACGGTTGGCGTGTTGTACAACTGCTGAATGAGCCCAATGAAAATACACCAGTACCACAAAATGTAGATGCTATTGTCATCAGTTTAAAAAGTCGTTCATGCCCTGCTGATGAAGCCATCAATGCTTCTGTGAAATCTTGTGAATGGTTGAAACAGAATGCACAGTGCCAGCAAATTTTTTATAAATATTGTTCAACCTTTGATTCAACAGAAAAAGGCAATATTGGTCCCGTTACGGATGCATTAATGCAGTGGCTGAATACACCGTTATCTTTAATATGCCCTGCACTACCCGTAAATGGTCGAACCGTTGTTCACGGTCATTTATTTGTTAATGGACAATTACTGAATGAAAGTGGCATGCAGAATCATCCGGTAACACCAATGACTGATGCTAATTTGCTCAGAGTAATGGAAAAGCAGTCAGAAGGTCAGGCTGGCCTGATTTCCTTAAATGAAGTACAGCAAGGAAGTGATGTTATCCAAAAACGTTTAACTGCCTTAAAAGCACAAGGCGTGAGTTATGCCGTGATTGATGCTTTAACAATGGATGATTTGTTACCAATAGCTCGAGCTGCACGTGAGATGGCGCTATTAACTGGCGGCTCAGGATTAGGTGCAGCTTTGGCACACAATGACACGGGTAGTCAATGGGGAGCGGCAGCTTCTCAAGGGGATAAACCAACGGGTAAAGATAGAAAAACGGTTATTTTATCCGGTAGTTGTTCAACCATGACCAATAAACAGGTGCAATCTTATCAGCAGATTGCTCCGGCGAAAGTGCTTGATGTTGGTGAATGCTTGAATAATTCACAATATGCGCAGCAGCTTGCAATTTGGGTACAAGCGCAAAGCGCATCAAAATTGGCCCCATTATTATATGCCACTCAGCCACCTGAAATTCTAAAAAAAATCCAAGAAACTTATGGCGCAGAGCTGGCAAGTAGTGCAGTTGAAAATGTGTTTGGTGAAGTGGTCAAAATTTTACAAAAACAAGGCTATAACACATTTATTATTGCTGGTGGTGAAACATCAGGGAAAGTTGTTCAAAGTTTAGGTACAGAACAATTAAGTATTGGTGCGCCAATTTCACCAGGGGTTCCTTGGGTTCAGGATTTAAAAAGTGGTCACTGGTTAGCGCTCAAATCAGGGAATTTTGGACAAGAAAATTTCTTCCAATATGCACAGGA
- the ltnD gene encoding L-threonate dehydrogenase: MKNIVKHVGVIGLGSMGMGIAQSLIKNNISTYGFDLDQVACQTLKHAGAVAVGQNAAPFAQQLDALLLVVVNGHQVESILFGGDQPLVEQLKPNTIIVLHSTVSAEQTKHIAEQLKKYSLLFVDAPISGGAIKAAEGKLTIMASGEPALFEQLQYVFSATSERLYRIGDQIGLGSTVKSIHQLLAGVHIAVAAESMALAAKAGIDLNMMYDIVTHAAGNSWMFENRMQHVLAGDYHPKSSVDIFVKDLGLVMDAAKALNFPLPLAATAHQMFIAASNEGFGKQDDSAVIKIFKGISLPEKKA; encoded by the coding sequence ATGAAAAATATTGTGAAGCATGTTGGTGTGATTGGACTTGGCTCAATGGGAATGGGGATAGCGCAGTCTCTAATAAAAAATAATATCTCTACCTATGGCTTTGATCTAGACCAAGTAGCATGCCAAACATTAAAACACGCAGGCGCGGTGGCAGTCGGCCAAAATGCCGCTCCGTTTGCACAACAATTAGATGCTTTATTGTTGGTGGTTGTCAACGGACACCAAGTGGAATCAATTTTATTTGGTGGTGATCAGCCGCTCGTCGAACAGTTAAAGCCTAACACTATCATTGTGCTTCATAGCACGGTTTCTGCTGAGCAAACTAAACATATTGCTGAACAGCTAAAAAAATACTCATTGCTCTTTGTTGATGCGCCGATTTCTGGCGGCGCAATAAAAGCAGCAGAAGGTAAATTAACAATAATGGCATCAGGAGAGCCTGCTCTATTTGAGCAACTTCAATATGTATTTTCAGCAACTTCAGAGCGTTTATATCGCATTGGTGATCAAATTGGTTTGGGCTCTACGGTGAAATCAATTCATCAACTTTTGGCTGGAGTACATATTGCTGTTGCAGCAGAAAGCATGGCATTAGCGGCAAAAGCAGGTATTGACCTTAATATGATGTATGACATTGTCACTCATGCGGCAGGTAATTCTTGGATGTTTGAAAACCGTATGCAGCATGTGTTAGCGGGGGATTATCATCCGAAGTCATCCGTCGATATTTTTGTCAAAGATTTAGGCTTAGTAATGGATGCCGCAAAGGCGCTCAATTTCCCATTACCTTTAGCTGCAACTGCACACCAAATGTTTATCGCTGCGAGTAATGAAGGCTTTGGAAAACAAGATGACAGCGCAGTAATCAAAATATTTAAAGGAATTTCTTTACCGGAGAAAAAAGCATGA
- a CDS encoding YidB family protein, giving the protein MGLFDQLITLAAGDKMNQFQSVIQWIDEQGGLTGVANKFNQQGLGNIIQSWISNSDNLPVSVSQLIQVFGDLDIQKLAKSVGYDSQETVELIAKYLPKLINKATPDGVIPDHVDLKSVGMNMLKEKLFG; this is encoded by the coding sequence ATGGGACTGTTTGATCAACTCATCACCTTAGCCGCTGGTGATAAAATGAATCAATTCCAATCTGTCATTCAGTGGATTGATGAGCAAGGCGGGTTAACTGGCGTTGCAAATAAATTTAATCAGCAAGGCTTAGGCAATATCATTCAGTCGTGGATCAGTAATAGTGATAACTTACCCGTGAGTGTTAGCCAATTAATCCAAGTTTTTGGTGATTTAGATATTCAAAAGCTCGCAAAAAGCGTGGGTTATGATTCTCAAGAAACCGTTGAATTAATTGCTAAATATCTGCCAAAACTGATTAATAAAGCCACTCCTGATGGCGTGATCCCTGACCACGTTGACCTGAAAAGTGTTGGAATGAATATGCTAAAAGAGAAGCTTTTCGGCTAA